In Onthophagus taurus isolate NC chromosome 6, IU_Otau_3.0, whole genome shotgun sequence, a genomic segment contains:
- the LOC139430041 gene encoding adult cuticle protein 1-like, translating to MKCVIIALVAVLAVASAGLAPLAYSTHYAAPLAYSTPYAYPYAYNVAPVVAPAVAVAPSGYVAATRGSLHVAPLPEGPFASSQHINTAPAPGTF from the exons atgaaG tgTGTAATCATTGCCTTGGTTGCCGTTTTGGCCGTAGCCTCTGCAGGATTAGCCCCATTGGCTTATAGTACTCACTATGCTGCCCCATTAGCTTATTCAACTCCATATGCTTACCCATATGCCTATAATGTAGCTCCAGTTGTAGCTCCTGCTGTAGCTGTTGCTCCATCTGG ATACGTTGCTGCTACTCGTGGATCTTTACACGTTGCTCCATTGCCAGAGGGTCCATTTGCTTCCAGCCAACATATCAACACTGCCCCAGCTCCAGGAACAttctaa
- the LOC111422692 gene encoding adult cuticle protein 1-like yields MKCVIIALVAVLAVASAGLAPLAYSTHYAAPLAYSTPYSYPYAYNVAPVVAPAVSVAPSGYVAATRGSLHVAPLPEGPFASSQHINTAPAPGTF; encoded by the exons ATGAAg TGTGTAATCATTGCCTTGGTTGCCGTATTGGCCGTAGCCTCTGCAGGATTAGCTCCTTTGGCTTACAGCACTCATTATGCTGCTCCATTAGCTTATTCAACACCATATAGTTACCCATATGCCTATAATGTGGCTCCAGTTGTAGCACCTGCTGTTTCTGTTGCTCCATCTGG ATACGTTGCTGCTACTCGTGGATCCTTACATGTTGCTCCATTACCAGAAGGTCCATTCGCTTCCAGCCAACATATCAATACCGCCCCAGCACCAggaacattttaa